The following coding sequences are from one Arthrobacter sp. PvP023 window:
- a CDS encoding hemolysin family protein, whose translation MDSGTLVNFALVLFFVLLGGVFAGTEMALISLRESQVRRIEKAGKRGAKAAALARNPNRFLSTVQIGVTLSGFFSAAYGASTISPDIEPGLERVGFGAAAEPVAFIGMTLLVAYLSLVLGELVPKRLAMQSAVGFTRVLAPPLVVLSEIMRPVIWLLSVSTDAVVKLFGGDPHAKREGISSEELWDLVAESDLLEESSRHILTDVFGAGDRTLQEVMRPRTEVTFIDGTMTIADARSMVRDGPYSRFPVIGRTPDDVLGFVHIRDLMPRDDKQDQQMVKDIVRELLPLPGTNRVLPTLSRMRRLGHHIALVVDEYGGTDGIVTLEDLVEELVGEIYDEYDTGADHEDRVTVANGSVDVDGGLILQEFAAATGITLPEGRYETVAGFVISRLGRLPVVGDRVEVPGHMLTVLAMDRLRIARIRVTPVTGQPKEP comes from the coding sequence ATGGACAGCGGCACGTTGGTCAACTTCGCCTTGGTTCTCTTCTTTGTGCTGCTGGGCGGCGTCTTTGCCGGCACCGAAATGGCGCTCATCTCCCTCCGGGAAAGCCAGGTGCGCCGGATCGAGAAGGCCGGCAAACGCGGGGCCAAGGCTGCCGCGCTGGCCCGCAACCCCAACCGTTTCCTCTCCACCGTCCAGATCGGCGTGACCCTCTCCGGCTTCTTCTCGGCCGCCTACGGCGCGTCCACGATTTCACCCGACATCGAACCCGGCCTGGAACGCGTGGGGTTCGGCGCCGCGGCCGAGCCGGTGGCCTTTATCGGCATGACGCTGCTGGTGGCGTATCTCTCGCTGGTGCTGGGTGAGCTGGTGCCCAAGAGGCTGGCCATGCAGAGCGCCGTCGGCTTCACCAGGGTCCTGGCCCCGCCGCTGGTGGTCCTGTCCGAAATCATGCGGCCCGTCATCTGGCTGCTGTCCGTATCCACCGACGCGGTGGTCAAGCTCTTCGGCGGCGACCCGCACGCCAAACGGGAGGGCATCAGCTCCGAGGAACTCTGGGACTTGGTGGCGGAGAGCGACCTGCTGGAGGAGAGCAGCCGGCACATCCTGACCGACGTGTTCGGTGCCGGGGACCGCACGCTGCAGGAGGTCATGCGCCCCCGCACCGAAGTGACCTTCATCGACGGCACCATGACGATCGCCGACGCACGCAGCATGGTCCGGGACGGCCCGTACTCGCGGTTCCCTGTGATCGGCAGGACCCCGGACGACGTCCTGGGCTTCGTCCACATCCGCGACCTGATGCCCCGGGATGACAAGCAGGATCAGCAAATGGTGAAAGACATTGTCCGCGAGCTCCTCCCCCTGCCGGGAACCAACCGGGTACTGCCCACACTGTCCCGGATGCGCCGGCTGGGCCACCACATCGCACTGGTGGTGGACGAATACGGCGGCACTGACGGCATCGTCACGCTGGAAGACCTGGTCGAGGAGTTGGTGGGCGAAATCTACGACGAATACGACACCGGCGCCGACCACGAGGACCGCGTCACCGTGGCCAACGGATCCGTCGACGTGGACGGCGGCCTGATCCTGCAGGAATTCGCGGCCGCCACCGGCATCACCCTCCCGGAGGGCCGCTACGAGACCGTGGCCGGGTTCGTCATCTCCCGGCTGGGACGCCTGCCGGTGGTCGGGGACCGGGTAGAGGTGCCGGGCCACATGCTGACGGTGCTGGCGATGGACCGGCTCCGCATCGCCCGAATTCGGGTGACGCCCGTGACCGGGCAGCCGAAGGAACCCTGA
- a CDS encoding amino acid ABC transporter ATP-binding protein, giving the protein MTDAPMVLAERVSKNFGTNKVLRGISLEVDPGEVLCIVGPSGSGKSTFLRCINHLERVDGGRLSVDGQLVGYRQKGDKLYELKLKEAAFQRQEIGMVFQRFNLFPHLTAVENITLAPMRVKGISKAKATARAMELLERVGLGDKGDAFPAHLSGGQQQRVAIARALAMDPKLMLFDEPTSALDPELVGEVLDVMKELAKSGMTMIVVTHEMGFAREVADTLVFMDEGVVVEAGPPRQVLNDPQHERTKAFLSKVL; this is encoded by the coding sequence ATGACGGACGCGCCGATGGTGCTCGCGGAGCGGGTCTCCAAGAATTTCGGCACCAATAAGGTGCTGCGCGGGATCAGCCTGGAGGTGGACCCGGGTGAGGTGCTCTGCATCGTGGGGCCCAGCGGCTCGGGCAAGTCGACGTTCCTGCGCTGCATCAACCACCTGGAGCGGGTGGACGGCGGCCGGCTGTCGGTGGACGGCCAGCTGGTGGGCTACCGCCAGAAGGGGGACAAGCTTTACGAACTGAAGCTCAAGGAGGCAGCGTTCCAGCGCCAGGAAATCGGCATGGTGTTCCAGCGGTTCAACCTGTTTCCGCACCTGACCGCGGTGGAGAACATCACCCTGGCCCCGATGCGGGTGAAAGGGATCTCCAAGGCCAAGGCCACCGCCCGGGCCATGGAACTGCTGGAGCGCGTGGGCCTGGGGGACAAGGGCGATGCCTTTCCGGCGCACCTGTCCGGCGGGCAGCAGCAGCGCGTGGCCATCGCCCGCGCCCTGGCCATGGACCCGAAGCTCATGCTCTTCGATGAGCCCACCAGTGCGCTGGACCCGGAACTGGTGGGCGAGGTGCTGGACGTTATGAAGGAACTGGCCAAGAGCGGCATGACCATGATCGTGGTGACGCACGAGATGGGCTTTGCCCGCGAGGTGGCGGACACCCTGGTGTTCATGGATGAAGGAGTGGTGGTGGAGGCGGGGCCGCCGCGGCAGGTCCTCAACGATCCGCAGCACGAACGGACCAAGGCGTTCCTGTCCAAGGTCCTCTGA
- a CDS encoding amino acid ABC transporter permease translates to MSEPEPGRMIEADPGRNGDTGRQPEPGRKDPARKQRAGRAWNDDDGAPPEAIVAIPLRHPWRNVVAVLLIIGLAVFVLDAAQRPDYGWADVGKYIFDRRISQAAWVTLWLTIYAMIGAIVIGLLLAIMRLSPNPVLKSIAWLYIWIFRGTPVYVQLVFWGIVALIYPVFTLGIPFMDPWVTIPNEVFTNLFITAVIGLALNEAAYMSEIVRAGLLSVDEGQAEASTALAMSWGQTMRYVVVPQAMKIIIPPTGNEVISMLKTTSLVAAIPLSVDLYGVSRGISAVTFTPVPLLIVASLWYLLFTSVLMVGQHFIEKRFSRGTGRAKTGKGSTTAGAAPAAVPGAPGAPGVPGGPLGNDFGGKG, encoded by the coding sequence ATGAGCGAGCCGGAACCCGGCCGGATGATTGAGGCGGACCCCGGGAGGAACGGGGACACCGGCAGGCAGCCGGAACCGGGCAGGAAGGATCCCGCCAGGAAGCAGCGGGCCGGCAGGGCATGGAACGACGACGACGGCGCACCGCCGGAAGCGATCGTCGCCATCCCGCTGCGCCACCCGTGGCGGAACGTGGTGGCAGTGCTCCTTATCATCGGCCTGGCGGTCTTTGTGCTGGACGCCGCCCAGCGTCCGGACTACGGCTGGGCGGACGTGGGCAAGTACATCTTCGACCGCCGAATCAGCCAGGCCGCGTGGGTCACGCTGTGGCTGACCATCTACGCGATGATCGGCGCGATCGTGATCGGCCTGCTGCTGGCCATCATGCGGCTTTCGCCCAACCCCGTGCTGAAGAGCATCGCCTGGCTGTATATCTGGATTTTCCGGGGCACCCCGGTTTACGTGCAGCTGGTGTTCTGGGGCATCGTGGCGCTCATCTATCCGGTGTTCACGCTGGGCATCCCGTTCATGGACCCGTGGGTCACCATCCCGAACGAGGTGTTCACCAACCTCTTCATCACCGCGGTGATCGGCCTGGCCCTCAACGAGGCCGCCTATATGTCAGAGATTGTCCGGGCCGGCCTGCTCTCGGTGGACGAGGGGCAGGCGGAGGCGTCGACGGCGCTGGCCATGTCCTGGGGCCAGACCATGCGGTACGTGGTGGTCCCGCAGGCGATGAAGATCATCATTCCGCCTACCGGCAACGAGGTCATCTCGATGCTCAAGACCACCTCGCTGGTGGCGGCGATCCCGTTGAGCGTTGACCTGTACGGGGTGTCCCGCGGTATTTCCGCGGTGACGTTCACGCCGGTGCCGCTGCTGATTGTGGCGTCCCTCTGGTACCTGCTCTTCACCTCGGTGCTGATGGTGGGCCAGCACTTCATTGAAAAGCGGTTCTCGCGCGGAACCGGACGCGCCAAGACCGGCAAGGGAAGTACGACGGCGGGAGCGGCACCTGCCGCGGTTCCGGGCGCCCCGGGCGCCCCGGGGGTCCCCGGCGGACCGCTGGGCAATGACTTTGGAGGCAAAGGATGA